CTCTGGCCACCCCAACCTCCTCAGTGCTCTTTCTAATAATGGAATGGTAAGCATTTAATGAACAGTGACTATCTATAAAATgactatctatctatccatccatccatccatccatccatccatatatttGTCAAGTTCCCATTTGATTCTCCCAACAGTACCTTAGCATGATTACAAATCCCCGGATTGTTTGAATAGCTGGTCTAATTCCTAGTTTCACCATTTTCTAGGCTTGTGATCTTAAGAAAAGTTACTTAACCTATAACCTCAACTTTCCTAATTGTAATATACGTTTATTAACTATAACTGGTTCATTGAGGTAGGTTCTGCCTCCCCAGACTGAAAACTCCTCAAGATCAACCCAAAGGCTCAGCTACCTGAGCACTGCCAACACTCAGTATTTCAAATGATTTAAGAGCTAGAcctgaaatcattttaaaaacttttttttctggaacACTAGATTCTGGCCCTTCATGACCTAAATGGTACTACAGAATTTAGGTGAACACAAATTTCCCATATGCAATCCATCTTCTCTTCTCTATTACCCACACCTGTCTTGCAATACTATTCCAGGAATCTAGGAAATCTATTTTCATTATGACCTCACCAATCTGACATTACCGTCCACTTACTTGGCTGGATAGATGGGGCTGGTAGAACAAAATGCCTGGAAAACCAGTAACGGGTACACGGACTTAGCAGAGCTTAACTGATGGGCATGGCACCCTACCCAAAGAGGCTGACCCCTTGCTGACATCAAGGGATGGGGCCCCAAGACAGAAGGGATGGGGCCCcagacagaatttgaaacaagGTCCAAACCTCTGAAGAGGGCAGGTTGACGAGACTAGAAGTCTCTCTGTGGTCTTGTTCCAGCAACAAACCATCTAAAACTCCACATGAAGGCTAAGAGGCAGAGGTGAAAGGTGTAGAAGCTGTGGTGGTCTGGAGGTACACTAAGACTCCTTATTCCCCATCCCCTTTCCCCCCCACAAACATTAAATATCTGTCCTCCAATTCACACAACCCAACCTTCCCCAAGTTATAGGACTTGGGAAGTCAGAAATCCAAGAAAAGCAAAGGAGGAATGGGCTAGATCAACACAGATGGCATTAACTTAAGTTTAAAGACGGGAGGGAGATTTTTAATCTGCAAAAGAGGAAAATGACAACTGATTTAGCTTGGTGCTCGTTCTGGCTTAAACAAGAAGCCTGAGGGCTGAGGCAGCCAGGGCATCAGGACCTACAAATGACAGGCAATTAGAGTGATCTTCCAGGCCAGGTCACTCTGAAAGGCTTGGGCTGCAATAAAGGACATCAACACTGGCCCGGAGAGTACAGTGAGCTGTTTTTCACAGGAGTTGTGGAACTAGGACAGTAGCAGAATCCTCACTGGAGAGAAAGGAAGATGACACAAAGCCACATTGACAGAAAGAAGTATTACAAATACACAGGCCACAGTCACAGCCCCAAAATCAACCCTTTGTTTTCCAGGGTTAATAACCAAAGCTAGACTTCTAAGCTTGACACTCAGATCACCCCACCCTCACTATAGAAAAGTGACAAGAATCCTATCTAAATGCTCCTCCCATCCTTCCCCCATCTTgtcaagaaatgaaaaggaacagCAAAATATCTAAAGGCAAAGCAGTGAGCAggagaagcaaggaaagaaagtACTGGGTATTGGGGTAGGGCCCCAATACTCTCTGGGATTCCCTGTTAGCATCTTCAAGAGCTCATGGCTGTAAAGAGTGTATTTTTGTCCACTGGGCAGAGGTTAAGAGAACATCTGGGGACAACTACTTTTACACAGGCAAGTTCATCACAAGCAGCCAgtgaagaaggcagagaaaaaaccacttttttttcaaattccacTTGATTCACATACACATCCCCAAAGCCACCCTGCCCCAGCAAGCTCCCAAATCAAGCCTCAAAACCCACTTTTTCCAAAGGAACACTCGACAAGTTTTCCTGTTATCACCCCACCCAACCACCACACCAGTTTTCTTCCATTCACCCATCATTAAGCACAAGCCTCTGGCCCATCCCAGCTGGAActactgtatttttcccccaggtCTTCTCAACCCCCAGACCTGGAATAAAAGCACAGGAAGAATCAACTGCTCACCCAGCCCCAGCATCCCTAATTGGCTATGTTTATATCCCACTCCCTTCCCAGAGTTTATCATGACATCTTCAAATATAAACCCAGCAAGAAGACATCTGAACACCCTAACAAATGGGGACAGGGAGAGGAATTTCAGGTGACTGTGATGGCAGGGGTTCACAGGACGCAGGACAGACGCTCCACGGTGAAGTTCAACAAGCGAAACATCAGGTCTATGGCCAGAATCCCCATACCTGCTTCCAATCGTCCCCGCCCCTCCTTCATCCAACCACAGGCAGTGGACGCTGgcgtcacccccaccccactaccGGCTCCTCTTCGGGTCCCAGCCCCACCACTCACTTGAGCCCACTGCCAGCAGGATCCACCAGCCCTTGTGAACATACAAGCAGCCCATTCCCCACTGCTGGCTGCCTCACTTGAAAAGCCAAACCCCAGAATCACCCTGCTGGAAGCACAGGTTGTTTAGCTGGAGAAAAGTCAGGAAAAATGGTCGAGCACAGGCAGAGGAAAATGGGCAATAAATTTGTGGCCTTTTGGTGTGATTATTTCAATCTGAGGACCAAAAAGTCCACACAATGTGATCTGGACTCCTCAGTCCTAAAGATGACAGGCTAGGATGACGACGAATAAAATCCCTCTGGGCAGGAAATAAATCAACTCTAATTCCCCATTCAACCCTCTTTCCTCACCCACCCTGGGCTCTCTGGTCGCCCTCCCTTTAGCTGTCATGTCTTCCTGGATGTCATAACTGGCTCCTCTGAAACTGAGTGCAATCAAGACAATGACAACCAGGTTTCCAAACTGCAAATTGCCCCAAGTTTTATTTGTAGTCcatacaaaagggaaaaaaaattaaggttttCTAACACCACCTActtggggagatggggaagtgGGACTGTGCCGCTCAACATCAGCTAGAACATCAGTGGTCAGTGGGGACTTGGACATAAACCAAATGACTGCCCCAACAGGAACCCAGCCTCACACAGTCTACAGAGGGACAAACTCAGGGCCCCTGGACTGCTGGCACAGCATGGCGCACAGGAAAAGGTTAAGCTAACCCTTTCCTAGCCTCCCTTgcatctaaaaagaaaaaggcgCCGCCGACCTCAACTGCAGGTTGCTTCCCCATCCATAAGACCTTAAATATCGCGcacaaaaataaaagggaaacaggaaaaaataaaaacataaaagaaattccCATTCTGGGGAAATGGGAGGCAGGGGAAAGGGGAAACCGCAGATCTAGAGCCAGTGGCAAGATTTGCTGCTGAGGCGAAGGAACAAAGTAGGTTACTGCCGAACACCCAAAAGGATCAAATCTCCTGGGGAAGGCCCACATGGTAGAGGGGATGAAAAACCGCAAACGGGAGAGATATGGGCCAGAGTGATTATAAGCTGGATCTGTACCCTACCCCACCTCTTCTGTCCTCCCTGTGGTCCCCCACCCCGAGGATGGCCCTACATGCGGCGCTGGTAGCCAGAGTGCATCTGAGCTGCCCGCAGGTAATCATTATAGGAGCCCGAATAGCGTGCGTAATCGGAATGGGCATCGGGCAGGCGACGGTAATCCAGCGAGGACTTTGTCGGCGAGCGGCGGAACGAAAGCTGCGACTCTGATAAACGGCGGTAATCAGAGAGCTCGGCTAAACGCCGGTCGGAACCATACCTAGTCGAGAGAAGAAGACAGTTGGTGAATGAGACAATTGAGGGGAGGGCTCCAGGTGGGCATGGGGGAGATGCCAATGGGGACAGGGAGGGTGTGATCAGATTGGTCTCCAACAAACACGATTTTGTCAGAAGGCTCATCACCCTATCCAGGCCAAGAATCAAGCCTGGGTTCAACTCAGTGGGAAACCAAGCCCTCCAACGAAGCCCTCCCTTCTGAACTGGCCCAGGTGGATTTTGGGCTCCATTCCCAAACCACAAACaacctccctccaccccctggGCCCTGCACAGAAAGACTTTGGCTGTTTATCAACAGAACGGCGGACGAAAGCAAGGTTCCCAGCCTCTCACAGAGTGCACGCACCTCATACACCTTGCCTTCAGCCAGTGAGCACCAAAGGGACTCCTCTCTCAAACCCACCCCCACCGAAGTAAGGACAACCATGTGACAGGATCCTTGAGACGGTGGGAAAGGCTATGGGCCACAATCCTGCAGGCAGTAGCTCCAATGGCACTTGGGCTAGCCTAGATAGGTGACCCTCTTCCCAGCCTCACTAGCTGGTACCACCCCAGGCTGAACACTATGCTCCGCCTGACCCCTAAGGACCAGAAAAGTTCACAGAAACTGTCTCCCTTGGCCTCTAGACATCCCAAGGGAGTAGAGACGACCAAGGGAGGGGCCGATGGCTCCAGTTTCCCTCCCATGCCAACCTCAGCCCCTTGCCCTAAGCCCCAGCTGGGGGCAGAGGCGGGAGGGCATACAGTACCTTTTCGACATGGCGACAGCCTTTTTGTAGGGATCGTCGTAGCTGGCCCGGGGTGGGGAGAGGCGGGTACGCTCATAGGGCGGCGGGGTGCTGTTGGCGTTGGCAACGGCCCCCTGGGACATGGACAGGTAGGCTGCAGACGGCTGACCTGCCCCGTCGTAGGCACTGCCTGGCTGACCACGGTAGGAGGCAGCAGCCTGGGGATGCTGCTGGGCAGCATAGGAAGCAGCCAACGAGGCAGATGACTGAGTGCGGTACGGAGCTGCCAGGGCGGCGGAAGGCTGGGCCCCGTAGGCAGCCGCGGCACCGTAGGAGCCAGTGGCCGCAGCAGCCGACTGAGCCCCGTAAGAGCCTGACAGACCCATTGATGCTTGAGCCCCATAACTATTCAGCTGGGTCTGGACAACCGGCTGGGCCCCATAGGAGCCAGTCATCGGGGTAGTGGCTTGAGCAGCGTAGGCAGCTGGCTGGCCGGCATAGGCAGCAGCTGTGGCAGGCTGTGCCACATAGGCAGCAGGCTGGGAAGAGTAAGAAGCAGCCTGTTGTGCAGCATACGGGGCAGACTGGGCATTGTAAGAGGCTGAGGGCTGGGCATTGTAAGAAGCTGCCTGAGCCCCGTAAGCCAGCGAGGAGGCGGCAGACTGGGCCCCATAGGAGGCTGCCTGGGCCCCATAGGAACCTAGGGAGGAAGCTGCTCCCTGGGTGTTGTAGGAGGAGGCAGCCGCCCGAACCCCGTAGGAAGAAGCAGCCTGGGCGCCGTAAGAGGATGGCTGGTTACCATAGGAGGCCAGGGAGGAGCCCTGAGCCCCATAGGAGTTGAGTGAGGAGGCCGCGGCTGGCTGACCCCCATAGGAGGAGAGGGCAGAGGCCGAGGCCTGAGCTCCACCATAAGGGCCGAGCGAGGATGctgcagcagactgggagccaggGCTAGCCAGCTGGCCCCTATACGGGGCCCCGAGGGAGACAGAGGGCTGAGCACGGTAAGAGGCTGCCTGGGCTGTCATGGGCTGAGTCCGATAGCCAACACCCAAAGAGGCAGAAGGCTGAGCCCTGTAGGCAGCTCCCAGCGACACTGAGGGCTGGGCCCGGTAAGTGGCTGGTTGGGCCGTCAGAGGAGCCACATAAGAGGCTCGGGGTGGTGAACGGCGCAGGGGGCTGCGGTCGCGACCAAAGAAGGGTGGCGTGGGCTGACGGGCTTGCCCATCAAAGCCACCAGTGCTGTTGCCAAAAGCCTGCTGGTAGTCGAAGGTGGCAGAGAAGCCACCAGTTCCAGGGAATGCCGTATCCCCAGCCCCTGGTTTCTTGGTCTTGTCCCCAGACTGGATAGCCAGGCCAGGCCCCTTCTTCTGACCCTTGGTTGAGAGTTCCACGTTGATGCGCTTGCCCTTCACTTCTTTGCCGTTGAGCTGCGCGATGGCGGCTTTGGCATCTGCTTCATTCTCCATGTGAACAAACGCGTAGTCTGATAAAGCAGCAGACAGAGGATTAGCAATTAGGGGGGCAGGGCACGCTACCCGATGGGTCCCAAATTGGACACACAACAGCACCCAGCTGTTGCCAGCTACCTCCAGGCCTCCAAACCCTCCTCTCCAGGAGTACATCATAAAATATGGCTCCCATGTAACAAGGTTTCTGACTGTCCCAAGAAATCACCTTTGCCCATTCTTCCCTTTCCCCCTGCCGTCTCACCCAACTTCCTGgtgagagaagaaagagcaaaaaactGCAACATAAGCTCCTGTAAGTATAAACCAGCAGACAAAATAGAGAAAGGTTGTTGGATCACTGTTCTCTAACCCAAGCTCATAAACACTAACTACTGCTCACCTTTATGGTAGTAACTCGCAAACACTAGAAATAACCATACACATCTTGACATACCCCATCTCTCAGCCCGGGGTCCAATTAAGGCAAGAGAGCTAGACTGCAATAAACAGTTCACACAATTCCCCCAATATGAGTCcatctccccaccctcaccccctttAACAGCACTTCTGTTTTCAGAGCACTTTCATGCACAGGACTTCATTTGGGCCTCATGACAATCTTGTAAGGCAAGCAGGGCAAAGGCTATTACCCATTCTCTGGGCCAACAGGCTCAGAGAATTTATATGGCTTTTCCCAAATCATAATACCAGTAAATGTTAGAGCCAGACCAGAATCCCAGCTATTCTGTGCTCCTAACTAAACCAGTCTACACCTGAGAAATCAATGTACAAGGCAGGACTCTGTAATATGACTAGAAACTAGAAAGTGTGATCTAGACCATGAAAACCAATGAGACATGAAAGTGGAAACTAAGCCTCCTGAGTTCAGGCCTAAGTCTCCTCCCCCAGGCCATATTACGTCCACTTCCATTTCCTCTCCAAGGACAGAAGTATACCTTACCCCAAGTCCACAGAGCAGACTGTTTACAGCAAAGATTTCATTTCTCACCTACAAGGCAAGAAGCTTCAATTACTGCAGCTAGCAGGCTCTACCAAGCAGGTTACCCCCTGAGGCCCTCATCCAAGAGCTGAGTGAGCTGCGATTGCTAATGCTTGTTTCTCCAGCAACACAGCTCCAAATGAGAAGATCTAAGACAGGGTATCGAGACCAAAAGTCCTACTCATCTACTACATGGAACCAGAAAACTTCAGGAGGGGGAAGAGTGGGAAGAAATTCTTAATCACTTCCATACTCACAAACCACAACAGTGCAAGGAGATCTGAAGAACAACAATAGGTTTGTACTTGTGAAACGTAAGGCCACTTAACCCCATTCTGGATCTGGAGTCCAAGTGCCAGGATCCCATCTCTCTCACATAAGctttaagaaatgaagaaataccTGAATGAAACTACTCTCAGATAAGAAATACTTTAA
This genomic stretch from Choloepus didactylus isolate mChoDid1 chromosome 6, mChoDid1.pri, whole genome shotgun sequence harbors:
- the LOC119535718 gene encoding RNA-binding protein 14 isoform X1; its protein translation is MKIFVGNVDGADTTPEELAALFAPYGTVMSCAVMKQFAFVHMREAPGALRAIEALHGHELRPGRALVVEMSRPRPLNTWKIFVGNVSAACTSQELRSLFERRGRVIECDVVKDYAFVHMENEADAKAAIAQLNGKEVKGKRINVELSTKGQKKGPGLAIQSGDKTKKPGAGDTAFPGTGGFSATFDYQQAFGNSTGGFDGQARQPTPPFFGRDRSPLRRSPPRASYVAPLTAQPATYRAQPSVSLGAAYRAQPSASLGVGYRTQPMTAQAASYRAQPSVSLGAPYRGQLASPGSQSAAASSLGPYGGAQASASALSSYGGQPAAASSLNSYGAQGSSLASYGNQPSSYGAQAASSYGVRAAASSYNTQGAASSLGSYGAQAASYGAQSAASSLAYGAQAASYNAQPSASYNAQSAPYAAQQAASYSSQPAAYVAQPATAAAYAGQPAAYAAQATTPMTGSYGAQPVVQTQLNSYGAQASMGLSGSYGAQSAAAATGSYGAAAAYGAQPSAALAAPYRTQSSASLAASYAAQQHPQAAASYRGQPGSAYDGAGQPSAAYLSMSQGAVANANSTPPPYERTRLSPPRASYDDPYKKAVAMSKRYGSDRRLAELSDYRRLSESQLSFRRSPTKSSLDYRRLPDAHSDYARYSGSYNDYLRAAQMHSGYQRRM